One segment of Streptomyces bathyalis DNA contains the following:
- a CDS encoding restriction endonuclease, giving the protein MTETTDPAPEWTLKPGDAIERKQLHSKFGGRTQGGIGPSAKTPNVFVFTDPVAGEKHGYYDDWMPDGRFHYSGEGQYGDQRMLSGNASILNHEAEGRALRVFRGARGTITYRGEFVVDQKNPWYEADAPETNDGPLRKVIVFRLKPIDAEPGQPATKLGRLLESSPHSVDELPLERNETEKSFVNPNREPYEAERKEARLVKEFADYLTSTGYTSCRHRMLPSGESRPLFTDLYCKGLGLLVESKGSVTRENIRMALGQLADYSRFVEHTTRAILVPSKPREDLLALAESQECAVLWPEGKGFTSTVPAALP; this is encoded by the coding sequence ATGACCGAGACGACCGACCCGGCGCCCGAGTGGACGCTCAAGCCGGGCGACGCGATCGAACGCAAGCAGCTGCACAGCAAGTTCGGGGGGAGGACGCAGGGCGGCATCGGTCCGTCGGCCAAGACCCCGAACGTCTTCGTGTTCACCGATCCGGTGGCCGGCGAGAAGCACGGGTACTACGACGACTGGATGCCGGACGGTCGCTTCCACTACAGCGGCGAAGGCCAGTACGGGGATCAGCGGATGCTCTCCGGCAACGCCAGCATCCTCAACCACGAAGCTGAGGGCCGCGCACTACGCGTATTCCGAGGCGCCCGCGGCACCATCACCTACCGCGGCGAGTTCGTCGTGGACCAGAAGAACCCCTGGTACGAAGCCGACGCCCCGGAGACGAACGACGGCCCCCTGCGCAAGGTGATCGTGTTCCGTCTCAAGCCCATCGACGCCGAGCCCGGACAGCCTGCGACGAAGCTCGGCCGTCTCCTGGAGAGCTCCCCGCATTCCGTGGACGAACTGCCCCTGGAGCGCAACGAGACGGAAAAGTCGTTCGTCAACCCCAACCGCGAACCCTACGAGGCCGAGCGGAAGGAAGCCCGTCTGGTCAAGGAATTCGCCGACTACCTCACGAGCACGGGGTACACCTCGTGCCGGCACCGAATGCTGCCGTCCGGTGAGAGTCGCCCCCTGTTCACCGACCTGTACTGCAAGGGGCTCGGTCTTCTCGTCGAGAGCAAGGGCAGCGTCACACGCGAGAACATCCGTATGGCGCTTGGTCAGTTGGCGGACTACAGCCGGTTCGTGGAGCACACGACGCGGGCGATCCTGGTGCCCTCCAAGCCCCGCGAGGACCTTCTCGCACTGGCGGAATCGCAGGAGTGCGCGGTGCTCTGGCCGGAGGGGAAGGGCTTCACGAGCACGGTTCCCGCTGCTCTCCCGTAG
- a CDS encoding macro domain-containing protein has translation MVKVGDLFTEESDRIIGFTDVFDTSVAGREIIHPRSVQGQLLQRVFNGNVTSLDTALQESLQDASILRSETEVGKPQGKRDRYPLGTVAVIGSEPYKYYCVAYSHMSNDLTARSSVDHLWQSLDSTWSAVVSHGNLDPVAVPVLGSDLARIGSLDRESLVKMIVLSFVSRSRVDLVSRRLSVVIHPKDADQVNIHEVQAFLASL, from the coding sequence GTGGTGAAGGTGGGAGACTTATTCACTGAAGAGTCTGATCGAATTATCGGGTTCACCGACGTATTCGACACTTCCGTTGCAGGACGTGAAATAATCCACCCTAGGAGCGTACAGGGCCAACTCCTTCAGAGGGTATTCAACGGGAACGTGACTTCTCTCGATACCGCGCTACAGGAGTCGCTGCAAGATGCGTCCATACTCAGATCGGAGACCGAAGTAGGAAAGCCACAGGGCAAGCGCGACCGCTATCCGCTGGGAACCGTTGCTGTTATAGGTAGCGAGCCTTACAAATATTACTGTGTCGCATATTCACATATGAGCAACGACCTCACGGCTCGATCGAGCGTCGATCATTTATGGCAGAGTCTTGATAGCACTTGGTCGGCGGTGGTCTCACATGGGAATTTGGACCCCGTAGCGGTTCCCGTCCTTGGGTCAGACCTCGCACGAATTGGGAGTCTCGACCGCGAGAGCCTAGTCAAGATGATCGTGCTCTCATTCGTGTCTAGATCGCGAGTGGACTTGGTATCACGACGGCTGTCTGTGGTGATCCACCCCAAGGATGCAGATCAAGTGAACATTCACGAAGTCCAGGCGTTCCTTGCCTCATTGTGA
- a CDS encoding toll/interleukin-1 receptor domain-containing protein, producing the protein MQIFISWSGDMSKRSAEILRDWLPYMNPTISPFVSSQDISKGERGLNKIADRLQECSFGIVCVTRDNQSAPWINFESGALSRELGESSLIPFLIDMQVKDLSSGPLTQFQATDSSHEEDVLAMVKSINSKCETKVEAERLQTTFDRFWGDLTSQLTIARERNASPGGPQREVSDVLDELVKLVREQSTRIGSLEKSVGEATSTVSSYTINDPKDVRITAGAEDATKTGSRVRGCASMARKIVGSENIQRLILHSSEVELHCTTEGTSRVHEVNHQLARLAADREVSITVFGSDGDLVKYHPPF; encoded by the coding sequence ATGCAGATCTTCATCAGCTGGTCGGGGGACATGTCCAAACGGAGCGCGGAAATACTTCGAGACTGGCTACCTTACATGAATCCAACGATTTCACCCTTCGTCTCATCTCAGGATATTTCGAAAGGGGAGCGCGGACTCAACAAGATTGCAGACCGGCTCCAGGAATGCTCGTTTGGCATTGTCTGCGTAACTCGTGATAATCAGTCCGCACCTTGGATCAACTTTGAATCGGGGGCCCTATCCCGCGAGCTAGGCGAGAGTTCACTTATACCCTTCCTCATCGACATGCAGGTGAAAGACCTATCGTCCGGACCCCTAACCCAATTCCAGGCCACTGACAGTTCCCATGAAGAAGACGTACTGGCAATGGTTAAGTCCATCAACAGCAAGTGCGAAACCAAGGTCGAAGCTGAAAGACTACAAACGACGTTCGATAGATTCTGGGGTGACTTGACAAGCCAACTGACCATAGCTCGGGAGAGAAACGCATCCCCGGGAGGTCCTCAGCGTGAGGTTTCAGACGTTCTCGATGAACTAGTCAAACTGGTGCGCGAACAAAGCACGCGCATCGGCTCCCTGGAGAAGTCAGTGGGCGAAGCAACTAGTACCGTTTCTTCGTATACCATAAATGATCCAAAAGATGTGCGCATCACTGCCGGAGCAGAGGACGCAACTAAAACTGGGAGTCGAGTCAGGGGCTGCGCCAGTATGGCTCGCAAGATCGTCGGATCCGAGAATATACAGCGACTTATACTCCATAGTTCGGAAGTCGAATTGCACTGCACGACCGAAGGAACCTCGCGAGTTCACGAAGTGAATCATCAACTGGCTAGATTGGCGGCAGATCGCGAAGTCTCCATAACCGTCTTCGGGTCCGACGGTGATCTTGTGAAGTATCATCCCCCATTCTAG
- a CDS encoding helix-turn-helix domain-containing protein gives MTSTGQRIKELRRAQRMSQADLATAMNRSESWVSQVERGVQPVERLSVLQALADALGVATRDIRPDSASEAEPEPEPERPASNDLDALRVALTGHPALASLFGEHTPGEQTSLRDFRQEVDQVWELVHESSYAALSDRISTLLPKLEAAVRHAPAADLGELHELRARAYQVAAASFVRQDEPDAAWVAADRALQAAEQAGKPLEVVASLFRMAHAFIRQQHVEQAEHAASSAVSVLAPRAEAATCPPEELSLLGAMNLVLAVICSREGNRKQTHQHIENARRIAKRIGEDRNDFDTEFGPTNVELHAVSTAVDLGDAGLALEVAADVDASGLSPERQSRFLLDVARAHAQRRHVGEAVAALVEAELLAPEQIRTHHHARDVMRELIQLSGSRPPAQLTELAERSAVS, from the coding sequence GTGACCAGCACCGGCCAACGGATCAAGGAACTGCGACGCGCTCAGCGCATGTCGCAAGCTGATCTCGCTACCGCCATGAATCGCTCGGAGAGCTGGGTTTCCCAGGTCGAGCGCGGGGTGCAACCCGTCGAACGGCTGTCTGTCCTCCAGGCTTTGGCTGACGCTCTCGGCGTAGCCACACGTGACATCAGGCCGGATTCAGCATCCGAAGCAGAGCCGGAGCCAGAGCCAGAGCGCCCCGCAAGCAACGATCTTGATGCCCTGCGAGTCGCACTGACGGGACACCCCGCCCTTGCCTCTCTCTTTGGTGAGCACACGCCGGGCGAACAGACTTCACTGAGGGACTTCCGACAGGAAGTCGATCAGGTCTGGGAACTGGTACACGAGTCCAGCTACGCAGCACTCAGCGACCGCATCTCGACGTTGCTTCCCAAGCTGGAGGCTGCCGTCCGTCATGCTCCCGCAGCAGACCTTGGTGAACTTCACGAGCTGCGCGCGCGGGCCTACCAAGTAGCAGCAGCCAGCTTCGTACGGCAGGACGAGCCCGACGCGGCATGGGTGGCTGCGGACCGCGCCCTTCAGGCAGCAGAACAGGCAGGCAAGCCACTTGAGGTGGTGGCGAGCCTGTTTCGGATGGCTCATGCCTTCATTCGACAGCAGCACGTCGAACAGGCTGAACACGCCGCATCGTCCGCGGTTAGCGTGCTCGCACCTCGGGCGGAGGCTGCAACGTGTCCGCCTGAAGAGCTGTCTCTGCTTGGAGCCATGAACCTCGTGCTCGCCGTGATCTGCTCCCGCGAAGGCAACCGCAAGCAGACACACCAGCACATCGAGAACGCGCGAAGGATCGCCAAGCGCATCGGCGAGGACCGCAACGACTTCGACACCGAGTTCGGCCCCACGAACGTGGAACTGCATGCGGTCAGCACGGCCGTCGACCTTGGAGATGCCGGCCTAGCGCTGGAAGTCGCAGCAGACGTCGACGCATCGGGACTGTCCCCTGAGCGTCAGTCACGTTTCCTGCTTGACGTGGCGCGGGCACACGCGCAGCGGCGACACGTCGGCGAAGCCGTAGCCGCACTGGTCGAGGCCGAACTACTGGCCCCAGAGCAGATCCGCACGCATCACCACGCCCGTGACGTTATGCGCGAGCTGATCCAACTCTCGGGCTCCCGGCCCCCGGCACAACTCACGGAGCTTGCCGAGCGGTCCGCGGTCAGCTGA
- a CDS encoding putative quinol monooxygenase has protein sequence MSNFGLFVRFTLRDGAAEGFDALVRETTAAIQQKEPGTLVYACHEVDGAPEQRIFFELYADYAAFEEHERQPHTRRFLEERDRYVANTDVDRLAPYAGKYPSEVQT, from the coding sequence ATGAGCAACTTCGGGCTATTCGTCCGCTTCACGCTTCGCGATGGCGCTGCGGAAGGCTTCGACGCTCTCGTGCGTGAAACCACGGCGGCCATCCAGCAGAAGGAGCCGGGAACTCTCGTGTACGCGTGCCACGAGGTGGACGGAGCTCCGGAGCAACGGATCTTCTTCGAGCTCTACGCCGACTACGCCGCGTTCGAGGAGCATGAGCGGCAGCCGCATACCCGCCGCTTCCTTGAGGAGCGCGATCGGTACGTTGCCAACACGGACGTTGATCGACTGGCCCCGTACGCCGGGAAGTACCCGTCCGAGGTGCAGACGTGA
- a CDS encoding FtsK/SpoIIIE domain-containing protein yields the protein MTGILITVVIVGGLALLLKWRRPAWYWLTFGAVIAVVRLLLRYSSVMEACGLTVPPSRLRMMAARATRTEVPSARVPRIRRLRVTRTGIVLRLKLRPGQDVFDFAASTDRLRHSFSMQGVTCREVKASVVELRMTGYDVLKRVHMPASTKAETLRIPVSLCEDGSVHYRDYRQVPHELNIGANQSGKSVHQRKLVAELATQQVALVGIDCKKGVELYPLARRFSALADNPDDALGVLEALIARMHGIYDVIRSEQRISSDVPDAEITADIWGLPEHLRPTPVVLLVDEVAELALYAGKAEEKRRDAIITALIRLAQLGRAAGIFMEVCGQRFGSDLGDGITLLRSQLTGRVSHRVNDEGSAKMAFADIAPDAVLAAVHIPTDRPGTSVIAESSGGWALTRTPHITLRQAVNACNRNAHLTPDLPELSAYRPALDLAQLKAAPAIEPVTEAA from the coding sequence ATGACCGGCATCCTGATCACAGTGGTGATCGTGGGCGGGCTGGCGCTGCTGCTCAAGTGGCGTCGCCCGGCCTGGTACTGGCTGACCTTCGGTGCCGTGATCGCCGTGGTGCGGCTGCTGCTGCGCTACAGCTCGGTCATGGAAGCCTGCGGGCTGACGGTCCCGCCCTCACGGCTGCGGATGATGGCCGCACGGGCGACCCGTACCGAGGTGCCTTCCGCTCGGGTTCCGCGGATAAGGCGCTTGCGCGTGACCCGTACCGGGATCGTGCTGCGGCTCAAACTGCGGCCCGGACAGGACGTCTTCGACTTCGCCGCTTCGACGGACCGGCTTCGGCACTCCTTCTCCATGCAGGGTGTGACGTGCCGGGAGGTCAAGGCAAGTGTGGTCGAGCTGCGGATGACCGGCTACGACGTGCTCAAGCGCGTGCACATGCCGGCCAGCACCAAGGCGGAGACCCTGCGGATTCCGGTGTCGCTGTGCGAGGACGGCAGTGTCCACTACCGCGACTATCGGCAGGTTCCGCACGAGCTGAACATCGGCGCGAACCAGTCCGGGAAGTCGGTCCATCAACGCAAGCTCGTTGCCGAACTGGCCACGCAGCAGGTGGCGTTGGTCGGGATCGACTGCAAGAAGGGCGTGGAGCTGTACCCGCTCGCGCGTCGCTTCTCCGCTCTGGCCGACAATCCCGATGACGCTCTCGGTGTGCTCGAAGCGCTCATCGCCCGGATGCACGGCATCTACGACGTGATCCGGTCCGAGCAGCGCATCAGCTCCGACGTGCCCGATGCGGAGATCACCGCCGACATCTGGGGACTGCCGGAACACCTTCGGCCCACCCCGGTGGTGCTACTGGTGGACGAGGTCGCCGAACTGGCCCTGTATGCCGGCAAGGCGGAGGAGAAGCGACGGGATGCGATCATCACTGCGCTGATCCGCCTGGCTCAGCTCGGACGAGCCGCCGGCATCTTCATGGAGGTCTGCGGCCAGCGCTTCGGCTCCGACCTGGGCGATGGGATCACGCTGCTGCGCTCGCAGTTGACCGGCCGCGTCTCCCACCGCGTCAACGACGAAGGCTCCGCCAAGATGGCCTTCGCCGACATTGCCCCCGATGCCGTGCTCGCCGCGGTGCACATCCCCACCGACCGGCCCGGCACCTCCGTGATCGCAGAGTCCTCCGGCGGCTGGGCACTGACCCGCACGCCGCACATCACGCTCCGCCAGGCCGTCAACGCCTGCAACCGCAACGCGCATCTGACCCCTGACCTGCCTGAGCTGTCGGCCTACCGCCCGGCTCTGGATCTGGCACAACTCAAGGCTGCCCCGGCCATCGAGCCGGTCACCGAAGCGGCCTGA
- a CDS encoding DUF2637 domain-containing protein: MTKNQAERAAILTAGIVIIALTVAAFWLSYAHLADVARQHGLAKSPERAWAWPGTIDLFILAGEVLMFRAALRGAWDGWAFALTAAGSLGSIALNVAGVGTDTLSLDHVVAAVPPTAALLAFGALMRQVHGLVTGTADAPEPVDESVAVVAIERPQPGDPAPEIAPAPAPAEVPSTAVPSPSAAPAVPPALVTHARKLADAHRDKTGEPIGTDVLRVRLGVPASMADAIAAQLA; this comes from the coding sequence ATGACCAAGAACCAGGCAGAGCGGGCCGCGATCCTCACCGCAGGCATCGTCATCATCGCCCTGACCGTGGCCGCGTTCTGGCTCTCCTACGCACACCTCGCTGACGTGGCCAGGCAACACGGCCTGGCCAAGAGCCCGGAACGCGCATGGGCCTGGCCCGGCACCATCGACCTGTTCATCCTCGCCGGCGAAGTCCTCATGTTCCGCGCCGCACTCCGCGGAGCCTGGGACGGCTGGGCCTTCGCTCTCACTGCCGCTGGCTCACTCGGCTCGATCGCGCTGAACGTCGCCGGTGTCGGCACCGACACCCTTAGCCTCGATCACGTTGTCGCAGCCGTCCCCCCGACCGCTGCCCTCCTCGCCTTCGGCGCCCTCATGCGGCAGGTACACGGCCTGGTCACCGGCACAGCCGACGCACCCGAACCGGTCGATGAGTCCGTAGCTGTGGTGGCCATCGAGCGTCCCCAACCGGGCGACCCTGCACCCGAGATCGCTCCCGCACCGGCGCCGGCCGAAGTCCCATCGACCGCTGTGCCGTCTCCTTCGGCCGCTCCGGCTGTGCCTCCGGCGCTTGTCACCCACGCACGCAAGCTCGCCGACGCTCACCGCGACAAGACGGGTGAGCCGATCGGCACCGACGTCCTGCGCGTACGCCTCGGCGTCCCGGCCTCGATGGCGGACGCCATCGCAGCCCAACTCGCCTGA
- a CDS encoding mobile element transfer protein, translated as MPARDFFHSVERIGPVQIGTHRNRRTGQTSHAAVCTAERCGWSADYGSRSAAQLAARTHRCHIR; from the coding sequence ATGCCTGCCCGTGACTTCTTCCACTCGGTCGAGCGCATCGGCCCCGTACAGATCGGCACCCACCGCAACCGCCGCACCGGCCAGACCTCCCACGCCGCGGTGTGCACCGCAGAGCGCTGCGGATGGTCCGCCGACTACGGCTCCCGCTCCGCCGCACAACTCGCCGCCCGAACCCACCGCTGCCACATCCGCTGA
- a CDS encoding SpdD-like protein, protein MLRPKYPNPPAPVTTSRPTVITPTAIHTHQPSAPVPAPAPTAPQARLTPGSIAALVAGGAGAVLVIGTVLVSLLLAVAITAGSVAICAVVLRSLLKQHTRH, encoded by the coding sequence ATGCTCCGTCCCAAGTACCCCAACCCGCCCGCTCCGGTGACGACTTCACGGCCGACCGTGATCACACCCACGGCCATCCACACCCATCAGCCGTCAGCCCCGGTGCCCGCCCCGGCTCCCACCGCTCCGCAGGCACGGCTTACGCCTGGCTCGATCGCCGCCCTGGTGGCCGGGGGAGCGGGCGCCGTGCTCGTCATCGGCACCGTCCTGGTCTCCCTGCTGCTGGCCGTCGCCATCACCGCAGGGTCCGTAGCGATCTGTGCCGTGGTGCTCCGCTCGCTCCTCAAACAGCACACCCGCCACTGA